The genomic interval TGGGGTGCTCTGGCTGCCGCAACCGGGATGGTCAATGACGTAAAGACCCTGATTGTAATTCGATTTATGCTGGGTGTGGTGGAAAGCGCAGTTATGCCGGCCATGCTGATCCTGCTAAGCCAGTGGTTCACAAAAAAAGAACGCTCGACGGCAAACACTTTTTTGATTCTGGGTAACCCGGTCACCGTTCTCTGGATGTCTGTTTTGTCCGGATATATGATCGATTCAATGGGGTGGCGATGGATGTTTATTCTTCAGGGAGTGCCCGGTATCATCTGGGCCTTCGTCTGGTGGAAAATGATTGACGAAAAGCCAAAAGACGCAAAATGGTTAACTGAAACAGAGAAATATGAAGTTGAAAAGCAACTGTATGATGAACAGATCGGTATCAGGCCGGTCAAAAACTATATGGAGGCATTCAAATCCAGAACGGTAATTTTGTTGTGCCTGCAATATCTGCTTTGGAGCGTAGGCGTTTATGGTTTTGTCATGTGGTTACCCTCCATCATCAAAGCCGCTCCGGATATGGACATTGTTAAAACCGGCTGGTTATCTTCAGTGCCTTATATTCTGGCAATCGCCGGAATGCTTAGTGCTTCTTATTTTTCTGATAAAACCCTGAACAGGAAAATCTTCATCTGGCCTTTTCTTTTGATCGCATCCTTGTCATTTTTTGGCGCTTATCTGCTTGGCAAGGATCATTTCTGGATATCGTTCGCATTGCTGGTATTGGCAGGCGGTGCTCTTTATGCTCCTTACGGGCCATTTTTTGCGGTTATAGCCGATATTCTTCCAAAAAATGTAGCAGGCGGAGCTATTGGATTGATCAACAGTTTGGGTGCGCTGGGGTCTTTTGCAGGATCTTATCTGGTTGGTTATCTCAACGGCCAAACAGGCAGTTTCGATTCATCTTATATTCTGATGTCCATGGCATTGCTGTTTTCAGCTATCATCACCATCATTGTTGTCAAATCTGCCGATCCTCAATTGGTGCAAAAAACCATTGTTTCCTGAATTAAAATTATACCAGGTTGCATCCCGGAAAATTACCCGATATACAGCCCGGTACAATCCGATGATCTTTAAACTTTCGGCTCCCAACCTTTTTCATATTCACGGCTCCATAATTTCTGGGCATCCTTGTCACCAATGATGTGGCCGTTTGTCGGATCAATGGACAGACTCCGGCCAACACGCCATGCAATATTTCCCAATTGCATCGCCACTACACTTTTATACCCGATTTCAACATCACAATTAGGGCGGCGGTTGTTTTTGATCGCATCCAGAAAATCCATGACATGCAGGTTATCCATTCCCAGACTCGGACTTGCGGTATTTCTTCCATCCACAGCGCCTTCTGTTTTGGACTTCACTTCCTTTACTAATTTACCATCAAGGTCGTAAATCGTGTAACTGTCACCGCCAGTATCCAGACTTCCGTTTTCACCATAGAAAATAATGCCCCGGTCAAGGCCTTCTATTTTCCGCCCGTTTGAGCTTCTTGATTCCCACATCAGCGAAATCCTACCCGGATAATCCATGGTTATTACCTGTGTATCCGGCGTTTCCCAATCATCCTTAAACTCATAACGCCCTCCTGCTGAACTGACACGGATCGGAAAATCGACACCCAGTCCCCATCTTGCTACATCTACCTCATGTGTTCCGTTATTTAAAGCTTCGCCCGTTCCCCAATGCCAGAACCAGTGCCAGTCGTAGTGGATCAGCCCATCCTTGTAGGGCACCCTTGGAGCGGGGCCCTGCCACAATTCATAATCAAGCCATGAAGGAACAGTCCCCGGTTTCAAAAATGTTGCTTTTCTTTTGTTGGTATACCATGTTTTAGCCATATATACCCGTCCGATAATTCCTTTATGCAATTGCTCTATACCTTCGGTCAAAACAGGTGCTGAACGCCGCTGTGCTCCCATTTGAACAACACGGTTATATTTCCGTGCTGCTGCAACAGCCATTTCGCCTTCATGTGGATTATGGCTTAACGGCTTTTCGACATACACATGTTTACCCGACTGACAACCCATGATCGTAAGCGGAGCATGCCAATGATCGGGCGTAGCGATGTAAATTGCGTCAATTGATTTATCGTCCATTACTTTCCGGCAATCCTTTTCCGATTTGGGTACCGCAGTCTGTTTGGTTTTCAAAACCTCTTCGATTGCTTTGGGTATTGTGCGTTCATCCACATCACAAATGGTGCCTACTTCTGCATTTTTTTGTCCGGAAATAGTAGCAGACATCCCCTTTCCACGACTGTTTACACCAATAGTTGCAACACGTATCAGTTCATTGGCACCAATAATCCGCTTATAACTTTTAGCACTGAACCCAAAAGCCGAACCGCCACCAATCACCACACCAGCCGAGCCAACGGCAACATTTTTTATAAAATCACGCCTGTTTTGTTCCATTTTGATTGCTTATAAAATCTATTACCAATTAATAGAACATACGTATGGCAATCTACTTGTTTCGGTGTTTGTGTTGGTATTTTAAGGCAAAGTAATTGGGAAAGGATTGCTGTTCTAATACTATGTTTTCAGATTGCAAATTAGTGCTACCCAGACGCCTTGCTCCAGGTTCATTTTACCATCCCCAAAATATTCAAAATAGTCCTGTCTTCTACCTTATTGGCATCTAAATCGCGCTCGTAAAATTCTGCAATACTTCTTTTCCTTCGCGTAGTATCTGCAAGGCCCCGTTCAACTTTCTCGATATGCTCTTCGAGCGACCGGCAAAAATAATGGTTCAACTGGATTTGGTTTACGCTTGTATCTGATAAATGGCTCGTAATGGGAATAAAGTTCTCATTAACAGCATAATAATCTTTAATAAAGGTAAATAAGTGTGCACCTATCGAACGTCTGACATATTTAGTTTGTACAATCATTTTCACATGGGAATTCAAATGAAAACCAACTTCCGACCTGAGCAAAAAGCTTTCTAACTGTGATTGGTTCGTTCTTATTTTATGCCCGCCCGACCCGAATATCAACCAGTTTATACCGATCCCGCCAAATTTTTCAAATTTTTTCAGGAAAGCCGGCAAGTCGCCATTTGTACTTTTAGGAACAATAAATTCATCAGCGTCTATAAAACCGATCCATTGAGACGATTTTCGTTGCCTGATCAAACAGTCATTATAGGCTTTCACTTGTTTGGCCCTGCCATGAACCTTTATTACAGTAGCATACGCCGACAAACCTAAGTTCTTCAATGTCTCTGTAACAGATACTTTACTTTCATTATCATAAATAAAAAAATGGTCAACCCCTATTTTTCTGTGATAAGTAATCCATTCCTCTAAATACTCATTTTCATCCTTTACTATACAACACAACGCCAGATTGTACTGCTCTTTCGAGTCTTTATTAATTATTCTATCCAGCCAATCTGTAACACCGAAACCTTTGAAAATCATAAAAATTTATATGTAACCGCACTTAAGACAAAAGTAACCAAATTTATACCTGGTGTTTGATCCTTTTTAAATTATTAGGAGAAGATATAATTGATTTTTTCCTCTACTTTTCAATCGCAAGTTTTATACGCTGGCTTCCTTGCTGAATCACATAGATTCCATTCGTAAGGCCATCCGTTTTAAAAGTATGAAAATTTGAACCTTTCCTTTTCATTACCTTTTGTCCATTTAAATTATAAACATACACCGGACTGTCAGCATCGGTACTTTCCAGTACAAAATTTCCATGAGCTGGATTGGGGTAAACTTTTAACGCAGCAAGCACATACTGAACGTAAACAGTGCGCGAGAATGCTGACTTTCCATTGTGATCAATCTGTTTAAGTCTGTAATAACCATTACCCAGAGGGCTTTGGTCAAAAAACTCATAATGATTTAAAACCGATGAATTGCCTTTTCCATCGATCCTGCTGATCATGACAAAGCTTTTGGCATCTGCACTTCTTTCAATTTCAAATCCGGCGTTGTTTGTTTCTGACGTTGTCGACCAAGAAATTTGGTTTCCTTTTTCTGACTTTTTAGCACTGAAATTTATGAGTGTGACCAGAAGTGGGTTTTCAGTATGAACATAAGTATTACTATATGCAAACCGACCCGGAAGAGAATAGTTGTACACTTCAACCCTGTAAGCGCCATCACCGTTCATTGTGAATTCATTGGTATTTGTTACAGAAAGTAACTGGTTATCTTTATACCACATGTAATGATTGTATTGCAAATTGTTCCTCGGATCAACTGAAAGTTTTTTCCCATTTACTATCAAAGTCAGGTATCGGTTCTCATCAAATACAAAAACCTTGCTGTTTAAAACCAGGCCGGGAACCAGATCATTGTAAATTTCAACCCGGTAGGATCCGCTACCTGTCATGCTGTACGAGTTAATCCCCTTGTCCGAAGCAACCTGTTCATTGTTGTTATACCATACATACGTGTTATTCAACAAATTACCACCTGCTTCTACCGATAACGTTTTGTCTTTAAGATTAAGTGGCAGATTACGTTGCGGTGAGTAATTATCAAATTTTTCAGTATTTGATTCCAGGCCTGAAAACGTAAAATTATTCAGGCTCAATGAAATAAATCCATCGTCCGCAATGTTCCGGAAATCCGGTACCGTTCCTTTCAGTTCGTTATTATCCAGTTCCAGTCTTTTAAGCTTCGTTAAATTTAAAATAGAAGATGGAATTGGTCCAAACAGGCTGTCACTGCTCAAATTCAGATATTCAAGATCCAAAAGATTTCCGATATCCGAAGGTATCGCCCAGAGATAATTATTATTCAGATTTAGAGTTTTCAGTTTGGTCAGATTTCCTAAGTTTTCGAATATTTTAAAAAACGAATTATGACTTAAATCTAAAACTTCAAGATTTGTTAAATTTCCAAATAAACCGGGATTTTCATTGTGAAGCCCGTTATGAGACAGGTTGAGGTGGGTTAACTGCGAAAGATTACCTATCTCTTCGGGGACAAATCCTGCAAACTGGTTATTATTAAGAAAAAGCAAATTCAGATTCGTGAGCTTGCCAATGCCAGCGGAAATTTCCCCGGACAGGTTATTGTCGTGAAGTGCTAAATAATTAAGATCCGATAATTCCCACAAAGAGTCAGGAAGAGGCCCGGTAAACTGATTACCCCAAAGATTAATTCCTTGAAGAAGTTTTGCATTTCCGATAGCGCTGCTAATACCGCCAGTTAATTTGTTCTGCGCCAGATCGAGTAATATCAGCTTCGATCCATTATACAGAGCATCAGGAATGGAACCTGTTAACTGATTGTCATATAAAGATAGTGCTCTTAAATTTCTAAGATTGGTCAGTTTTGGCGAAATTTCACTGGTCAGCTTATTAGCACCGAGATAAATATCGGTTAGATTGGAAAGGCTACCCAATTCAGCCGGAATGTTACCCGTTAAATGATTATCAGGCAATTCAAGCCATCTAAGTTCAGTAAAATCTTCCTTTTCAATGGGTATGGTGCCGGCAAGATTGTTTCCCGCCAAACGAATTTCAGTAACCCTTCCGTCAGAACAGGTAATTCCGTACCATCCGCAAGGGCTAGTAGTTGTATTCCAATTGTTTTGATTTTTCCATTGCGGCCCGTTTGTACCATTGTATAGTTTGACTAATGCAGCCCGGTCTGCTTCAATGGACTGGGAATACGAAGTAAATGAAAGTAACGAAACGATGAGTAGTAAAAATAATTTCATTGATAAAACAGATAGAAGA from Dyadobacter sp. NIV53 carries:
- a CDS encoding MFS transporter gives rise to the protein MKLAPARWYRIIPIVFVTYSLAYLDRANFGFAVAGGMSDDLNMSKGTSSLLSSLFFLGYFFFQIPGAQYAAHKSAKKLIFLSLISWGALAAATGMVNDVKTLIVIRFMLGVVESAVMPAMLILLSQWFTKKERSTANTFLILGNPVTVLWMSVLSGYMIDSMGWRWMFILQGVPGIIWAFVWWKMIDEKPKDAKWLTETEKYEVEKQLYDEQIGIRPVKNYMEAFKSRTVILLCLQYLLWSVGVYGFVMWLPSIIKAAPDMDIVKTGWLSSVPYILAIAGMLSASYFSDKTLNRKIFIWPFLLIASLSFFGAYLLGKDHFWISFALLVLAGGALYAPYGPFFAVIADILPKNVAGGAIGLINSLGALGSFAGSYLVGYLNGQTGSFDSSYILMSMALLFSAIITIIVVKSADPQLVQKTIVS
- a CDS encoding glycosyltransferase family 92 protein, giving the protein MIFKGFGVTDWLDRIINKDSKEQYNLALCCIVKDENEYLEEWITYHRKIGVDHFFIYDNESKVSVTETLKNLGLSAYATVIKVHGRAKQVKAYNDCLIRQRKSSQWIGFIDADEFIVPKSTNGDLPAFLKKFEKFGGIGINWLIFGSGGHKIRTNQSQLESFLLRSEVGFHLNSHVKMIVQTKYVRRSIGAHLFTFIKDYYAVNENFIPITSHLSDTSVNQIQLNHYFCRSLEEHIEKVERGLADTTRRKRSIAEFYERDLDANKVEDRTILNILGMVK
- a CDS encoding T9SS type A sorting domain-containing protein, producing the protein MKLFLLLIVSLLSFTSYSQSIEADRAALVKLYNGTNGPQWKNQNNWNTTTSPCGWYGITCSDGRVTEIRLAGNNLAGTIPIEKEDFTELRWLELPDNHLTGNIPAELGSLSNLTDIYLGANKLTSEISPKLTNLRNLRALSLYDNQLTGSIPDALYNGSKLILLDLAQNKLTGGISSAIGNAKLLQGINLWGNQFTGPLPDSLWELSDLNYLALHDNNLSGEISAGIGKLTNLNLLFLNNNQFAGFVPEEIGNLSQLTHLNLSHNGLHNENPGLFGNLTNLEVLDLSHNSFFKIFENLGNLTKLKTLNLNNNYLWAIPSDIGNLLDLEYLNLSSDSLFGPIPSSILNLTKLKRLELDNNELKGTVPDFRNIADDGFISLSLNNFTFSGLESNTEKFDNYSPQRNLPLNLKDKTLSVEAGGNLLNNTYVWYNNNEQVASDKGINSYSMTGSGSYRVEIYNDLVPGLVLNSKVFVFDENRYLTLIVNGKKLSVDPRNNLQYNHYMWYKDNQLLSVTNTNEFTMNGDGAYRVEVYNYSLPGRFAYSNTYVHTENPLLVTLINFSAKKSEKGNQISWSTTSETNNAGFEIERSADAKSFVMISRIDGKGNSSVLNHYEFFDQSPLGNGYYRLKQIDHNGKSAFSRTVYVQYVLAALKVYPNPAHGNFVLESTDADSPVYVYNLNGQKVMKRKGSNFHTFKTDGLTNGIYVIQQGSQRIKLAIEK
- a CDS encoding Gfo/Idh/MocA family protein → MEQNRRDFIKNVAVGSAGVVIGGGSAFGFSAKSYKRIIGANELIRVATIGVNSRGKGMSATISGQKNAEVGTICDVDERTIPKAIEEVLKTKQTAVPKSEKDCRKVMDDKSIDAIYIATPDHWHAPLTIMGCQSGKHVYVEKPLSHNPHEGEMAVAAARKYNRVVQMGAQRRSAPVLTEGIEQLHKGIIGRVYMAKTWYTNKRKATFLKPGTVPSWLDYELWQGPAPRVPYKDGLIHYDWHWFWHWGTGEALNNGTHEVDVARWGLGVDFPIRVSSAGGRYEFKDDWETPDTQVITMDYPGRISLMWESRSSNGRKIEGLDRGIIFYGENGSLDTGGDSYTIYDLDGKLVKEVKSKTEGAVDGRNTASPSLGMDNLHVMDFLDAIKNNRRPNCDVEIGYKSVVAMQLGNIAWRVGRSLSIDPTNGHIIGDKDAQKLWSREYEKGWEPKV